The Papaver somniferum cultivar HN1 chromosome 3, ASM357369v1, whole genome shotgun sequence genome includes a region encoding these proteins:
- the LOC113359361 gene encoding FACT complex subunit SPT16-like, producing MTRKLLNWGFDNSLSVFNRFKANCKRFLIVPPVVNCLSIRLGRVLETCTRGVNTEKINKCITYVSAGMLPVLWFRAVLLGSKLVAVTVMLVFKHNLLPMEVCQYTEETLEAAIRKFEGFGKTLVFKPSRGMVATKNTKDLYFEEMERYMQARLASEVKIGTSYRLLRGYPGMKDVFNKNGDAVRPSTSVKLQLETNVQDIIKLTNVTICPKVGGQGGKIIMGTLEAHVNGFRYKTSGAHTNIDVVYENIKCPFFRAGDDEIPPLLHLHLHNQIMSGTEETNDTNFQLESSTVVQTDDRNKDLQDFVDKVTDDRNCCTSLQLSIILNHQSTNFMVFFPTGARAVFALTLFFLVELVETNPIVVKLDEIEIVNLAQLRPNEIDMTVVFKDFSRDVLQINSIPLELLADIKHRLTCSNVKYYQNKQKLNWNDEVKKV from the exons ATGACCAGGAAGCTCCTGAATTGGGGATTTGATaactcactttcagttttcaaTAGATTTAAAGCAAATTGCAAAA ggttcttAATTGTTCCACCCGTAGTAAACTGTTTGTCCATCAGGTTAGGTAGAG TGTTGGAGACTTGTACAAGGGGTGTTAACACTGAAAAAATCAATAAATGTATTACTTATGTCTCTGCTGGTATGCTCCCTGTTTTGTGGTTTAGGGCTGTGTTGTTAGGATCCAAACTGGTTGCTGTTACGGTTATGCTAGTGTTCAAGCACA ATCTGTTACCGATGGAGGTTTGTCAGTACACTGAAGAAACCTTAGAAGCTGCCATCAGAAAATTTGAAGGCTTCGGCAAGACTCTTGTGTTTAAACCATCTCGTGGTATGGTTGCAACCAAAAACACTAAAGACCTGTATTTTGAGGAGATGGAAAGGTATATGCAGGCAAGACTTGCTTCCGAGGTAAAAATTGGAACTTCCTATAGATTGCTTAGGGGTTATCCTGGGATGAAAGATGTTTTTAACAAAAACGGTGATGCTGTAAGACCTTCCACTTCGGTGAAACTGCAGTTGGAAACTAATGTTCAAGATATTATTAAGTTAACTAATGTCACAATCTGTCCCAAGGTAGGAGGGCAAGGTGGAAAGATCATTATGGGTACTCTCGAAGCACATGTGAATGGGTTCCGGTATAAAACCTCCGGTGCCCATACAAATATAGATGTTGTGTATGAGAACATAAAGTGTCCTTTCTTCCGAGCTGGAGATGATGAGATACCTCCTCTCTTGCACTTACACTTGCACAACCAGATCATGTCAGGGACAGAAGAGACTAATGATACCAATTTCCAGTTGGAGTCGTCCACTGTTGTACAGACTGATGACCGTAACAAAGATCTCCAGGACTTTGTTGACAAAGTTACTGATGACCGTAACTGTTGTACGAGCCTACAGTTATCAATTATTTTGAATCACCAGAGTACGAATTTCATGGTTTTTTTTCCCACAGGGGCGCGGGCTGTCTTTGCACTGACTTTATTTTTCCTAGTAGAGCTTGTAGAAACAAATCCCATTGTGGTTAAACTAGACGAGATCGAGATTGTCAATCTGGCGCAGCTTAGACCCAATGAAATTGATATGACAGTGGTATTCAAAGACTTCAGTCGTGATGTGCTTCAAATCAACTCAATTCCATTAGAGTTACTAGCTGATATTAAACATCGTCTGACCTGTTCGAACGTCAAGTACTATCAGAACAAGCAAAAACTAAATTGGAACGACGAAGTGAAAAAAGTTTAG
- the LOC113355993 gene encoding FACT complex subunit SPT16-like isoform X1 — protein sequence MEVCQYTEEALDAAIKKFEGFGKTLVFKPSRDMAATKSTKDLHFEEMERYMQARLASSVKIRTSYRLLRGYSGTEYVFNKKDDAAGPSTSVKLQLETNVQDIIKLTNVTICPKVGGQGGKIIMGTLEAHVNGFRYKTSGAHPYIDVVYENIKCPFFRAGEHEIPPILHLHLHNQIMLGTEETNDINFQLDSTLVQTDDRNKDLQDFVDKVADLWESEPVVINYFESPEYEFHGFFPTGARAVFALTLFFLVELVETNPIVVKLDEIEIVNLAQLRPNEIDMTVVFKDFSRDVLQINSIPLELLADIKHRLTCSNVKYYQNERKLNWNEEVKKFRDSPEKFIMDGGWESLDLEAGDASKCFYWEEYGGLDEEDW from the coding sequence ATGGAGGTTTGTCAGTACACGGAAGAAGCCTTAGATGCTGCCATCAAAAAATTTGAAGGCTTCGGCAAGACTCTTGTGTTTAAACCATCTCGTGATATGGCTGCAACCAAAAGCACTAAAGACCTGCATTTTGAGGAGATGGAAAGGTATATGCAAGCAAGACTTGCTTCCTCGGTAAAAATTCGAACCTCCTATAGATTGCTTAGGGGTTATTCTGGGACGGAATATGTTTTTAACAAAAAAGATGACGCTGCAGGACCCTCCACTTCGGTGAAACTGCAGTTGGAAACTAATGTGCAAGATATTATTAAGTTAACTAACGTCACAATCTGTCCCAAGGTAGGAGGGCAAGGTGGAAAGATCATTATGGGTACTCTCGAAGCGCATGTGAATGGGTTCCGGTATAAAACCTCCGGTGCCCATCCTTATATAGATGTTGTGTATGAGAACATAAAGTGCCCTTTCTTCCGAGCTGGAGAGCATGAGATACCTCCTATCTTGCACTTACACTTGCACAACCAGATCATGTTGGGGACAGAAGAGACTAATGATATCAATTTCCAGTTGGACTCGACCCTTGTACAGACTGATGACCGTAACAAAGATCTCCAGGACTTTGTCGACAAAGTTGCAGATTTGTGGGAATCCGAGCCTGTAGTTATCAATTATTTTGAATCGCCAGAGTACGAATTTCATGGTTTTTTCCCCACAGGGGCGCGGGCTGTCTTTGCGCTGACTTTATTTTTCCTAGTAGAGCTTGTAGAAACAAATCCCATTGTGGTTAAACTAGACGAGATCGAGATTGTCAATCTGGCGCAGCTTAGACCCAATGAAATTGATATGACAGTGGTATTCAAAGACTTCAGTCGTGACGTGCTTCAAATCAACTCAATTCCATTAGAGTTACTAGCTGATATTAAACATCGTCTGACCTGTTCAAACGTCAAGTACTATCAGAACGAGCGAAAACTGAATTGGAAcgaagaagtgaagaaattcaGAGATTCCCCAGAGAAGTTCATCATGGATGGTGGGTGGGAGTCCTTGGACCTCGAGGCTGGTGATGCTTCTAAATGTTTCTACTGGGAAGAATACGGTGGATTAGATGAAGAGGATTGGTGA
- the LOC113355994 gene encoding tetraspanin-8-like — protein MAFRISNNLVGILNFITFLLSIPILGGGIWLSNRASTDCEKFLEKPIIALGVFLMIVSLAGLIGACCRVSWLLWVYLFVMFVLIVLLFSFTIFAFVVTNKGAGKITSERGYKEYKLGDYSNWLQKRVSSEKNWNRIKSCLIDGKVCKTLSEETNVDAQQFLQKHLSPIQSGCCKPPQECGFQYKSAAVWDNPGNTTSANPDCATWKSAPSTALCFDCQSCKAGVLANLKNDWKKVAVLNIIFLIFLIIVYSIGCCAFRNNREDNAYPRWKGHA, from the exons ATGGCGTTTCGTATTAGCAACAATCTGGTCGGAATACTGAACTTCATCACTTTCCTTCTCTCGATTCCGATCTTAGGCGGTGGAATATGGTTAAGCAACAGAGCAAGTACTGACTGTGAGAAATTTCTGGAGAAACCGATTATAGCATTAGGAGTATTTCTAATGATCGTATCGCTCGCTGGTTTAATCGGTGCTTGCTGTAGAGTTTCGTGGTTACTATGGGTTTACTTGTTTGTGATGTTCGTGTTGATTGTGTTGCTGTTTTCGTTCACGATTTTCGCTTTTGTTGTGACTAACAAAGGTGCTGGTAAAATTACTAGTGAAAGAGGTTATAAGGAGTATAAACTGGGAGATTATTCTAATTGGTTGCAGAAAAGAGTTAGTTCTGAGAAGAATTGGAATAGGATTAAGAGTTGTTTGATTGATGGGAAAGTTTGTAAGACTCTTTCTGAGGAAACTAATGTCGATGCTCAGCAGTTTCTTCAgaagcatttgtctcctattcag TCTGGTTGTTGTAAACCACCACAAGAATGTGGGTTTCAGTACAAGTCTGCAGCAGTTTGGGATAATCCCGGCAACACCACCTCAGCAAACCCTGATTGTGCAACTTGGAAATCTGCTCCTTCTACTGCTCTGTGTTTTGACTGTCAATCTTGCAAGGCAGGAGTCCTTGCGAACTTGAAGAATGACTGGAAGAAGGTTGCTGTCCTGAACATCATTTTCCTCATCTTCCTGATTATTGTTTACTCCATCGGATGCTGCGCATTTAGGAACAACAGAGAAGATAATGCTTATCCTAGATGGAAGGGACACGCCTAG
- the LOC113355993 gene encoding FACT complex subunit SPT16-like isoform X2, producing MLPSKNLKASARLLCLNHLVIWLQPKALKTCILRRWKGPSTSVKLQLETNVQDIIKLTNVTICPKVGGQGGKIIMGTLEAHVNGFRYKTSGAHPYIDVVYENIKCPFFRAGEHEIPPILHLHLHNQIMLGTEETNDINFQLDSTLVQTDDRNKDLQDFVDKVADLWESEPVVINYFESPEYEFHGFFPTGARAVFALTLFFLVELVETNPIVVKLDEIEIVNLAQLRPNEIDMTVVFKDFSRDVLQINSIPLELLADIKHRLTCSNVKYYQNERKLNWNEEVKKFRDSPEKFIMDGGWESLDLEAGDASKCFYWEEYGGLDEEDW from the exons ATGCTGCCATCAAAAAATTTGAAGGCTTCGGCAAGACTCTTGTGTTTAAACCATCTCGTGATATGGCTGCAACCAAAAGCACTAAAGACCTGCATTTTGAGGAGATGGAAAG GACCCTCCACTTCGGTGAAACTGCAGTTGGAAACTAATGTGCAAGATATTATTAAGTTAACTAACGTCACAATCTGTCCCAAGGTAGGAGGGCAAGGTGGAAAGATCATTATGGGTACTCTCGAAGCGCATGTGAATGGGTTCCGGTATAAAACCTCCGGTGCCCATCCTTATATAGATGTTGTGTATGAGAACATAAAGTGCCCTTTCTTCCGAGCTGGAGAGCATGAGATACCTCCTATCTTGCACTTACACTTGCACAACCAGATCATGTTGGGGACAGAAGAGACTAATGATATCAATTTCCAGTTGGACTCGACCCTTGTACAGACTGATGACCGTAACAAAGATCTCCAGGACTTTGTCGACAAAGTTGCAGATTTGTGGGAATCCGAGCCTGTAGTTATCAATTATTTTGAATCGCCAGAGTACGAATTTCATGGTTTTTTCCCCACAGGGGCGCGGGCTGTCTTTGCGCTGACTTTATTTTTCCTAGTAGAGCTTGTAGAAACAAATCCCATTGTGGTTAAACTAGACGAGATCGAGATTGTCAATCTGGCGCAGCTTAGACCCAATGAAATTGATATGACAGTGGTATTCAAAGACTTCAGTCGTGACGTGCTTCAAATCAACTCAATTCCATTAGAGTTACTAGCTGATATTAAACATCGTCTGACCTGTTCAAACGTCAAGTACTATCAGAACGAGCGAAAACTGAATTGGAAcgaagaagtgaagaaattcaGAGATTCCCCAGAGAAGTTCATCATGGATGGTGGGTGGGAGTCCTTGGACCTCGAGGCTGGTGATGCTTCTAAATGTTTCTACTGGGAAGAATACGGTGGATTAGATGAAGAGGATTGGTGA
- the LOC113359362 gene encoding WAT1-related protein At4g30420-like gives MGRWEDYKPAMAMIGLQFTYAALALFSRTVLLQGMSPRVFVVYRQAIATLVLAPIAYFSQRKKPGTALGMRSFSLIFTASLIGVTMNQNIYFEGLYLTSSSIASAMGNLLPAITFLLAALIGLEKVDIRSLSTLAKIVGTVICVSGAFCIAFMKGPKLLNTEFTPQQQDQNSIIFHYFNSSMTVGSPNNWMLGCFLLLGSCACWACWLILQVPMTASYPNHLCLSAWMCFFATLQSAFVTYFLEPNPNSWRLNSSFELLCAIYSGVIGSAFSFFVQAWCISLRGPLFSAMFNPLCTVIVTILACLFLHEELYTGSLAGAFAVVAGLYIVLWGKAKDFKKIQTTIDSSKNAAAEDDDDSKKVLKIVIQKPSDEEIICKIDLQEPLLQSKQ, from the exons aTGGGAAGGTGGGAAGATTATAAGCCTGCAATGGCTATGATTGGTTTGCAGTTTACTTATGCAGCTCTAGCACTCTTCTCTAGGACTGTTCTTTTACAAGGAATGAGTCCTAGGGTTTTTGTTGTCTACAGACAAGCCATAGCTACTCTTGTTCTTGCTCCTATTGCTTATTTTTCTCAAAG GAAAAAACCAGGAACTGCGTTAGGAATGAGGAGCTTTAGTTTGATATTTACTGCTTCTCTCATTGG GGTAACAATGAATCAGAATATTTATTTTGAAGGATTGTATTTGACATCATCATCCATAGCTAGTGCAATGGGGAACTTACTCCCTGCCATCACCTTTCTGCTAGCAGCATTAATTGG ATTAGAGAAAGTTGATATAAGAAGCCTGAGTACATTGGCAAAGATAGTCGGAACAGTAATATGTGTCAGTGGAGCATTTTGCATAGCATTCATGAAGGGTCCAAAGCTTCTCAATACAGAATTTACTCctcaacaacaagatcagaactcCATCATTTTTCACTACTTCAACTCCTCTATGACTGTTGGAAGTCCCAATAATTGGATGCTTGGTTGTTTTCTTCTTTTAGGAAGTTGTGCATGCTGGGCTTGTTGGCTTATTTTGCAGGTTCCTATGACCGCAAGTTACCCTAATCACCTCTGTTTATCCGCGTGGATGTGTTTCTTTGCAACCTTGCAATCAGCTTTTGTCACATACTTTCTGGAACCAAATCCTAATTCGTGGCGTTTAAATTCAAGTTTTGAACTCCTATGTGCTATCTATTCT GGTGTTATAGGTTCTGCGTTTTCGTTCTTCGTTCAAGCATGGTGCATTTCATTAAGAGGACCACTTTTTTCTGCAATGTTCAATCCTCTATGTACTGTCATTGTAACAATCTTGGCTTGTTTATTCCTTCACGAAGAGCTATATACAGGAAG CTTGGCAGGCGCTTTTGCGGTGGTAGCTGGTCTATACATTGTATTATGGGGTAAAGCAAAAGACTTCAAAAAGATACAAACAACTATCGACTCGAGCAAAAATGCTGCTGCTGAAGACGACGATGATTCAAAGAAAGTACTCAAAATTGTGATCCAAAAACCATCTGATGAAGAGATTATTTGCAAAATTGATTTACAAGAACCCCTTCTCCAATCCAAGCAATGA